The Sandaracinus amylolyticus genomic interval CCGTCGCGCGCGATCGATCGCGCGAGCTCCTCGCGCTCGTCGGCGTAGGCATCGTGCGAGGTGTCGGCGCCGGTCGACGCCGCGGGCGCATCGGCCTTCGCGGCGCGCGGCTCCGCGGGCTCGCGCGAGCAGCCCAGGCCGATACACGTCGCGAGCACGAGCCACCGCATCGCTCTCATCGTCTCCTCCTCGACGCGATCGCGGCGGCAAGAGCGACACCAGAGTTGGCGCGCTCGCGCTCGCTCCTAGGCTCGCCGTGATGACGCACGCGCGCGGTCGGCGGATCTCGGCGCGCACCGCGACGATGCTCGTCATCGCGAGCACGATCGGCACCGGCGCGTTCACCACGACCGGGCTCCTGCTCGACGATCTCGGCGGCGCGATGCCGGTGATGATCGTGTGGGCGCTCGGCGGCGTGCTCGCGATGTGCGGCGCGCTCGCGTACGGCGAGCTCACCGCGGCGATGCCGGAGAACGGCGGCGAGTACGCGCTGCTCTCGCGCATCTACCACCCTGCGGTGGGATTCGTGAGCGGATGGATCTCGCTCGTCGTCGGCTTCTCCGCGCCGATGGCCGCGGCCGCCATCGCGTTCGGCGCGTACCTCGAGCCGCTCGTGCCCGGCGTCGACTCGAAGCTCTGGGCGATCGGTTTGATCCTCGTCTTCTCGGGCGTGCACGCGACCGGCGCGCGCGGTGGTGCGCGGTTCCAGGACGCGATCACGGCGCTCGAGCTCGGCCTCGTCGCGCTGCTCGCGATCGTCGGGCTCGCGCTCGGTGAGCCGTCGCGCGCCCTCGAGCTCGGCCGCGGATCGCTCGGTGGGCTCGCGACGAGCGGTCGGCTCGCGGTCGGGCTGGTGTGGGTGAGCTTCAGCTACACGGGGTGGAACGCGGTCGCGTACGTCGCGGGCGAGGTGAAGGACCCGGAGCGAACGCTGCCGCGCGCGCTGCTCGGCGGGACCGCCGTGGTCACTTGCCTCTACGTGGCGCTCAACGCGGCGTTCCTCGCCAGCGCGCCCCCGAGCGTGCTCGCGGGGGAGGTCGACGTCGCGCAGGTCGCGGCGCGGCATCTGCTCGGTCCCGAGGTCGGCGTCGTGGTCGGCGCGGTGGTCGCGGTCGGGCTCGCGACCACGGTCGGTGCGATCGCGATCACCGGGCCGCGCGTGTACGAGCAGATGGGGCTCGACCACCCGCGGCTCGCGTGGCTCACCACGTCGCGCGCTGGCGCGCGCGGGCCGGTGCGCGCGAGCGTGCTGCAGACCGGCATCGCGCTCGCGCTCGCGGCGACGGCGACGTTCGACGCGCTGCTCACGTACATCGGGTTCACCCTCGCGATCAGCAACGCGCTCACGCTCGCGGGGGTGTTCGTGATGCGCGCGCGCGAGCCCGCGATGTCGCGTCCCTATCGCGCGTGGGGCCACCCGTGGACCACCGCGGTCGCGATCGCGCTGAGCGTGTGGATGACGGTGCACACGCTCTGGCAGCGTCCGATCGCGGCGCTCGTCGGGCTCGCGACGATCGTGATCGGGCTGCTGCTCTACGTGGTGCTCTCGGAGCGGAGCGACCTCGGAGGTCGCGTCACGCGCGCGGCGTAGTACACATCGCGCGATGCAGATCACGATGCGCCCCGCGGTCCGCGAGGACGAGGCGTTCCTCTGGCAGATGCTGACCCACGCGGCGTCGATGGACGCACCGCTCGAGGAGGCGATCGCGTCCGCGAAGATCGATCCGAGCCTCGAGGGCTACGTGCGCGCGTGGGGCACGCGCGACGGCGATGTCGGCGTGATCGCGTGCAGTCACGACGGCGCCGCGCTCGGCGCGGCGTGGGTGCGCGCGGGCAAGCCCGGCGTGCCGGGCGCGATCGTCGCACCGGGCATCGCGGAGCTCGCGATCGCGACGCGCCCCGAGGCGCGCGGGCTCGGGCTCGGCACGCGCATGCTCGAAGCGCTCGTCGTCGCGGCGCGCGCGCACCATCGCGAGATCGTGCTCTCGATGCGCGAGACCAACCCCGCGATCCGGCTCTACGAGCGCGCGGGGTTCGTCCTGGAGCGCGAGATCGTGAATCGCGTCGGTGGCCGCTCGTTCGCGATGCGACGCGCGATCGCATGAGAGCTCCTCCTCCTTCGCGCGCGGGCCGGGCCCCGCGGGAGGAAGCGCTTCAGCGCGCGATCGCGACGGTGCGAGCGCGGGTCGGTCCGGCGCGGCGCTCGACCTCGCGCCGCACGTCGTCGCGCAGCCCGAGCGCGAACGCGATCTCGGCGACCAGGAAGAGCGGCCCGACCGCGAGGCCGATCAGATCGTCGACGAACGCGGGCTTCTTGCCCTCGAAGCCGTGCCCGACGAACTGCACGGCCCAGCCGATCACGAAGAGCCCGAGCGACACGCCGAGCCACACCCCGAACGACTGCGCGGCGATCGCCGTGCCGCCCCACACCGCGAGCGACATCAGCACGCTCATCACGAGACCGAACCGGCGATCGAGCGCGACGTAGAACCCGCACGTCGCGATCGCGACCACCGTCGCCGCCGAGATCGAGACCGCGCCCACGTCGATCGCGGCGCGCGCGAGCAGCGCCGCGACGCTGAGCACGATCACCGGGATGCCGACGAAGTGCGTCACGATGTTGCGGCGATCGCGGTGATAGCTCGCGTAGCTCGAGAGGTGGTCACCCAACGTCCTCATGGTTTCCGTCCCTTTCGCCTCGCACCATGCGCCCCGCTCGCGAGGGAGATTGTCGGGCGGCCGACGAAACGCGGACAATGGGCGGATGGACGCACGCGGCGCAGCGAAGTACGAGGCGCTCCTCCGAGCGGGGCGATGGTTCGCGAGCCTGCCCGAGGGGTTCCGTCGCGCGCTGATCGACGCGGCGGTGATCCGCAAGCTCGCGAAGGGCGAGTGGCTCTTCGCGCGCGGCGATCCGCCGAGCGGCCTCTTCGCGTGCGTCGAGGGCAGCGTGCGCATCACCGGGCACGTCGCGGGCGGCAAGGACGACGGCAAGGAAGTGCTGCTCGCCATGGTCGAGCCGCCGCTCTGGTTCGGCGAGCTCTCGGTGCTCGACGGACAGGCGCGCACCCACGACGCGATCGCCGACGACGCGTCGGTGCTGGTGCACGTCCCGCAGCC includes:
- a CDS encoding APC family permease, yielding MTHARGRRISARTATMLVIASTIGTGAFTTTGLLLDDLGGAMPVMIVWALGGVLAMCGALAYGELTAAMPENGGEYALLSRIYHPAVGFVSGWISLVVGFSAPMAAAAIAFGAYLEPLVPGVDSKLWAIGLILVFSGVHATGARGGARFQDAITALELGLVALLAIVGLALGEPSRALELGRGSLGGLATSGRLAVGLVWVSFSYTGWNAVAYVAGEVKDPERTLPRALLGGTAVVTCLYVALNAAFLASAPPSVLAGEVDVAQVAARHLLGPEVGVVVGAVVAVGLATTVGAIAITGPRVYEQMGLDHPRLAWLTTSRAGARGPVRASVLQTGIALALAATATFDALLTYIGFTLAISNALTLAGVFVMRAREPAMSRPYRAWGHPWTTAVAIALSVWMTVHTLWQRPIAALVGLATIVIGLLLYVVLSERSDLGGRVTRAA
- a CDS encoding GNAT family N-acetyltransferase — translated: MQITMRPAVREDEAFLWQMLTHAASMDAPLEEAIASAKIDPSLEGYVRAWGTRDGDVGVIACSHDGAALGAAWVRAGKPGVPGAIVAPGIAELAIATRPEARGLGLGTRMLEALVVAARAHHREIVLSMRETNPAIRLYERAGFVLEREIVNRVGGRSFAMRRAIA
- a CDS encoding DUF962 domain-containing protein: MRTLGDHLSSYASYHRDRRNIVTHFVGIPVIVLSVAALLARAAIDVGAVSISAATVVAIATCGFYVALDRRFGLVMSVLMSLAVWGGTAIAAQSFGVWLGVSLGLFVIGWAVQFVGHGFEGKKPAFVDDLIGLAVGPLFLVAEIAFALGLRDDVRREVERRAGPTRARTVAIAR
- a CDS encoding Crp/Fnr family transcriptional regulator, which gives rise to MDARGAAKYEALLRAGRWFASLPEGFRRALIDAAVIRKLAKGEWLFARGDPPSGLFACVEGSVRITGHVAGGKDDGKEVLLAMVEPPLWFGELSVLDGQARTHDAIADDASVLVHVPQPALDAILEREPRYWRPLGVLVSAKLRVFFTVMEDAAHPLAIRLARRLVLSAERYGDWHDRSSRVVELRQDQLATMLATSRQTVNQLLKDLEARGVVRLAYGTIEIVDLDALRRAATPG